A genomic stretch from Sulfurimonas sediminis includes:
- the tgt gene encoding tRNA guanosine(34) transglycosylase Tgt, which yields MKFTLDATSKNARAGTLTTAHSTIKTPVFMPVGTIGSVKSLDAHDVLELLGADIILANTYHMYLRPGDKTVAKMGKLHGFTKYPKSFLTDSGGFQAFSLSDISKSKTDGIEFRSHIDGSKHFFTPKKVIDIQHNLGSDIMMILDDLVALPATQERIKLSIERTTAWAKESIEYFRSKQKEGVGVEQNIFAIIQGGTDKAFRTKSATELCALDYDGFAIGGLSVGELNNEMYDTVEHTVQYMPKDKPRYLMGVGTPEDLIENIERGIDMFDCVMPTRNARNGTLFTSFGKINIKGAKFKEDPAPIDPECQCLTCKTYSRAYINHLFRAREITYFRLATIHNLHYYLNLMREVREAIVADKFAEYKKEFYSKRS from the coding sequence ATGAAATTTACTTTAGATGCAACTTCAAAAAATGCCCGTGCGGGAACTCTTACAACAGCCCATTCCACCATTAAAACACCGGTATTTATGCCCGTCGGTACCATAGGGAGTGTCAAATCTTTGGATGCCCATGATGTTTTGGAACTGTTGGGTGCCGATATAATTTTGGCAAACACCTACCATATGTATCTGCGTCCTGGTGATAAAACAGTCGCTAAAATGGGAAAACTCCATGGCTTTACAAAATACCCTAAAAGTTTTTTAACAGACAGTGGCGGTTTTCAGGCATTTTCTTTAAGTGACATCTCCAAATCAAAAACGGACGGTATAGAGTTTCGCTCCCATATTGACGGCAGCAAGCACTTCTTTACGCCGAAAAAAGTGATAGACATTCAACACAACCTCGGCTCTGACATTATGATGATTTTGGATGATTTGGTGGCACTGCCGGCAACACAGGAGCGCATAAAACTCTCTATAGAACGCACAACTGCCTGGGCAAAAGAGTCTATAGAATATTTTCGTTCCAAACAAAAAGAGGGTGTGGGCGTTGAACAGAATATTTTTGCCATTATTCAAGGTGGTACAGACAAAGCCTTTCGTACAAAAAGTGCGACCGAACTCTGTGCGCTTGATTATGACGGTTTTGCCATCGGAGGGCTCTCTGTCGGAGAACTCAACAATGAAATGTACGATACGGTAGAACACACCGTACAGTATATGCCAAAAGACAAACCACGTTACTTGATGGGTGTCGGTACACCGGAAGATTTAATAGAAAATATTGAACGCGGCATAGATATGTTTGACTGTGTAATGCCCACGAGAAATGCAAGAAACGGCACGCTTTTTACTTCCTTTGGAAAAATAAACATCAAAGGGGCAAAGTTTAAAGAAGACCCCGCACCGATAGACCCTGAGTGTCAGTGCCTTACATGTAAAACCTACAGCCGTGCCTATATCAACCATCTTTTTCGCGCAAGAGAGATTACCTACTTTCGGTTGGCAACAATTCACAACCTGCATTACTACCTTAACCTGATGAGAGAAGTGCGTGAAGCAATTGTAGCGGACAAATTTGCAGAGTATAAAAAAGAGTTTTATTCTAAAAGAAGCTGA
- a CDS encoding amidohydrolase family protein, with translation MLISNAVVCDVNGERNVDVQIQNGVIVAIGENLQDENVIDAKGAYLLPSLIDTNVRVLDSSLNAKNIKSLVKEAKKGGVGHIVLNADSTPAIDNEVVLEFAQNGVKDISEVKIDFMLNALKEDMSLSNIAILLKKGVVAPYMSTIAKNNIAIKIAEYVKMYDVTLFCKPEDNSLINAGVMLEGDVSSKLGLAGIPELSEVLHVSRMIEIARYFDIKILFKSIASPRSIELISKAKKEGVHVSCEVSVHHLICSDEACEGFNTTAKLNPPLASKDDVLLLQEALKNGDIDLLSVLHQPNSPVNKEVAFFDAAYGCEALEDALPLYYTKLVHSGMISMPELVRLCVQNPAKCINMQAGLIETGQKANVVLFDTKEKKVIKNAQSLYNGEELFGKVIIY, from the coding sequence ATGCTTATATCAAATGCCGTAGTGTGTGACGTAAATGGAGAAAGAAATGTCGATGTACAGATACAAAACGGTGTGATTGTCGCCATAGGTGAAAATTTGCAGGATGAAAATGTTATAGATGCCAAAGGTGCCTATCTGCTGCCGAGTCTTATAGATACCAATGTAAGAGTGCTGGATTCCTCTTTAAATGCAAAAAATATCAAATCTCTTGTAAAAGAGGCTAAAAAAGGCGGGGTAGGGCATATTGTATTAAATGCTGATTCTACTCCTGCTATAGATAATGAAGTCGTTTTGGAGTTTGCACAAAACGGTGTCAAAGATATAAGTGAGGTGAAAATTGACTTTATGCTCAATGCCCTTAAAGAAGATATGAGTCTCTCAAACATTGCAATTTTACTCAAAAAAGGGGTAGTCGCTCCCTATATGAGCACCATAGCTAAAAATAATATCGCCATAAAAATAGCAGAGTATGTCAAAATGTACGATGTGACACTCTTTTGCAAGCCCGAAGACAACTCACTCATTAATGCCGGTGTAATGTTAGAAGGAGATGTCAGCTCAAAACTCGGACTTGCGGGAATTCCTGAGCTGAGTGAAGTGTTACATGTATCACGAATGATAGAAATAGCAAGATATTTTGATATAAAAATACTCTTTAAGTCCATTGCTTCACCGCGTTCTATAGAGCTTATCTCCAAGGCAAAAAAAGAGGGTGTACATGTAAGCTGTGAAGTCTCCGTGCATCACTTGATTTGTTCTGATGAAGCCTGTGAAGGTTTTAATACAACGGCAAAACTCAATCCTCCTCTGGCAAGCAAAGATGATGTCCTTCTTTTGCAAGAAGCTTTGAAAAATGGCGATATAGATCTCTTGAGTGTCCTGCATCAGCCAAACTCGCCTGTAAACAAAGAAGTGGCATTTTTTGATGCGGCATACGGATGTGAAGCGCTAGAAGATGCACTGCCTCTTTACTATACAAAACTGGTACACTCGGGCATGATTTCTATGCCTGAGTTGGTGCGATTGTGCGTACAAAATCCTGCCAAATGTATCAATATGCAGGCAGGTTTGATAGAAACAGGACAAAAGGCAAACGTTGTTCTTTTTGATACAAAAGAAAAAAAAGTGATAAAGAATGCTCAGTCACTTTATAACGGTGAGGAGCTTTTTGGAAAAGTAATTATATACTAA
- the lpxB gene encoding lipid-A-disaccharide synthase, translated as MKILVSALEHSANVHLKSLKKELGDDVEFMGIFDKTLGNPVVDLRSLAIMGFVDALKKLRFFFKLADEMTELAKEADKILLIDSSGFNLPLAKKIKKRYPQKEIIYYILPQAWAWKKKRIPVLAKTIDRLCSILPFEPSYYPKDAPIEYVGHPLLDQITHFKESLNDEVQNIVFMPGSRKGEITKLMPVFRELTQHLHVKATLVIPEHFSQTDIKALYGDISDFDITHEPHEALYNADFAFICSGTATLEAALIGVPFVLSYIAKPLDYFLASRLVKLDYLGLGNIMFSQYKKEALHPEFIQKDVTVKNLLNAYKEYDREKFLQNSKSLRSYLKHGSSKRVAEIITQY; from the coding sequence ATGAAAATTCTGGTATCAGCTCTCGAACACTCTGCAAATGTGCATCTTAAATCATTAAAAAAAGAGTTGGGAGATGATGTTGAGTTTATGGGTATTTTTGACAAAACACTCGGAAACCCTGTTGTAGATTTGAGAAGCCTTGCTATTATGGGTTTTGTGGATGCTTTGAAAAAATTGAGATTTTTTTTCAAACTTGCAGACGAAATGACAGAACTTGCAAAAGAGGCGGATAAAATACTGCTTATCGACTCTTCTGGCTTTAACCTGCCTCTTGCCAAAAAAATCAAAAAAAGATACCCGCAAAAAGAGATAATCTATTATATACTGCCCCAAGCCTGGGCGTGGAAGAAAAAACGCATTCCCGTTCTTGCCAAAACCATAGACAGGTTATGCTCTATTTTACCTTTTGAGCCGAGTTACTACCCAAAAGACGCTCCTATAGAATATGTCGGACATCCCTTGCTTGACCAGATTACGCACTTTAAAGAATCCCTCAATGATGAAGTCCAAAATATCGTGTTTATGCCAGGCAGCCGAAAAGGTGAGATTACAAAACTCATGCCTGTTTTTAGAGAACTGACACAGCACTTACATGTAAAGGCTACACTGGTTATACCTGAGCATTTTTCCCAGACAGACATCAAGGCATTATATGGAGATATAAGTGATTTTGACATCACGCATGAACCGCATGAAGCCCTTTACAATGCGGATTTTGCTTTTATCTGCAGTGGAACGGCTACGCTTGAAGCGGCACTCATAGGTGTTCCTTTTGTTTTGAGTTACATTGCAAAACCGCTTGACTATTTTCTAGCAAGCAGACTTGTGAAGTTGGATTATCTTGGGCTTGGGAATATTATGTTTTCGCAGTATAAAAAGGAAGCACTGCATCCGGAATTTATTCAAAAAGATGTGACGGTAAAAAATCTTTTAAATGCTTATAAAGAGTATGACAGAGAGAAATTTTTACAAAATTCAAAATCTTTACGAAGCTACTTAAAACATGGAAGTTCCAAAAGAGTAGCAGAGATTATTACACAGTACTAA